From Acinetobacter suaedae, one genomic window encodes:
- a CDS encoding glycosyltransferase, with product MNLLIISFFYKPDLSAGSFRTTALVESLKRNYPDAKVDVITTLPNRYSDFAEECKKFEYDGNVTIYRADVSTRFSGILGQIISFFFFFFFTLKIIMGRNYTHIYATSSRLMTAFLGAIVSFLKKVPLYLDIRDIFIDTVEDVFPKKMTFLVLPILSIIEKFTINRAQIVNVVSRGFLPYFEKKYKNKNYRFFTNGIDAIFLDQYNKYTCHKCNDPLVVVYAGNFGDGQGLHKIIPQLAKRLEGQVLFQLIGNGGRKGELEQTLNNLNVNNVQLLPPVNRAELLKYYDHADILFLHLNDYDAFKKVIPSKIFEYACYNKPIWGGLSGYIVDFIDENMESAHVFHPCDVDDAINKFNEIDFEVRPREAFIHKYTRRNIMDALADDLIELKHY from the coding sequence ATGAATTTGCTGATTATAAGTTTTTTCTATAAACCTGATTTATCAGCAGGTTCTTTTAGAACAACAGCTTTGGTTGAGAGTTTAAAAAGAAACTATCCAGATGCAAAAGTGGATGTTATTACGACTCTACCAAACCGTTATAGTGATTTTGCTGAAGAATGTAAAAAATTTGAATATGATGGAAATGTTACGATTTATCGAGCTGATGTGAGTACACGATTCTCTGGCATACTTGGTCAAATTATTAGCTTTTTTTTCTTCTTCTTCTTTACTCTAAAAATAATTATGGGGCGGAACTATACGCATATATATGCAACATCCTCTCGTCTCATGACAGCCTTTCTAGGCGCAATCGTTTCCTTTTTGAAAAAAGTTCCCCTATATTTAGATATACGAGACATTTTTATCGATACGGTAGAGGATGTTTTCCCAAAAAAAATGACGTTCTTGGTTCTGCCGATTCTCTCTATAATTGAGAAGTTTACGATCAATAGAGCTCAAATCGTAAATGTGGTTTCTCGAGGCTTTCTTCCTTATTTTGAAAAGAAGTATAAAAATAAAAATTATCGTTTTTTTACAAATGGAATCGATGCTATCTTTTTAGATCAATACAATAAATATACTTGCCATAAATGTAATGATCCCTTAGTGGTTGTTTATGCTGGTAATTTTGGTGATGGGCAAGGTCTGCATAAGATTATTCCTCAGTTAGCGAAGCGTTTAGAGGGACAGGTGTTGTTCCAGCTTATTGGTAATGGTGGAAGAAAGGGAGAGTTAGAGCAGACATTGAATAATTTAAATGTAAACAATGTACAACTTCTTCCACCAGTAAATCGTGCTGAATTACTAAAGTATTATGATCATGCAGATATTCTATTTCTTCATTTGAACGATTACGATGCTTTTAAAAAGGTAATACCTTCTAAGATTTTTGAATATGCTTGTTACAATAAACCAATTTGGGGTGGCTTGTCTGGATATATCGTCGATTTTATTGATGAAAATATGGAGTCCGCACATGTTTTTCATCCATGTGATGTCGATGATGCAATCAATAAATTCAATGAAATTGATTTTGAAGTGCGTCCACGCGAGGCATTTATTCATAAATATACACGCCGTAACATTATGGATGCATTAGCAGATGATCTTATTGAATTAAAACATTACTAA
- the wecC gene encoding UDP-N-acetyl-D-mannosamine dehydrogenase has translation MSNSFKHICVIGLGYIGLPTAATFAAHGVKVTGVDVNQHAVDMINQGKVHIVEPDLDALVRDVVAQGKLSAQITPTEADAYIVAVPTPFKDDYQPDLKYIEAASKALAPFLKPGNLVILESTSPVEATEQMSEWLSEARQDLTFPQTHGEQADILVAHCPERVLPGKVLQELISNDRIIGGMTPRCSKVACDLYKTFVKGDCIETNARTAEMCKLTENSFRDVNIAFANELSIICDKLDINVWELISLANRHPRVNILQPGPGVGGHCIAVDPWFIVAKTPEQARLIRTAREVNDAKPEWVIDQVKIKIAEFLQANPSKTIKDVTVACYGLAFKPDIDDLRESPALEITKKLAEQGLNILAIEPNIDELPANMSLNVQLTQLEEKGKADIHLILVDHREFKTSLFVSDSYVVDTKGLSF, from the coding sequence ATGAGCAACTCATTTAAGCATATTTGTGTAATTGGACTAGGCTATATTGGTTTACCTACTGCAGCGACATTTGCAGCACATGGTGTAAAAGTAACAGGTGTTGATGTGAATCAACACGCAGTTGATATGATTAACCAAGGAAAAGTACACATCGTTGAGCCTGATCTAGATGCGTTGGTTCGTGATGTCGTAGCACAAGGAAAATTGTCGGCACAGATTACACCGACAGAAGCGGATGCTTATATTGTTGCTGTACCGACACCATTCAAAGATGATTATCAACCTGATCTAAAATATATTGAAGCTGCATCAAAAGCTTTGGCCCCATTTTTAAAGCCTGGTAACTTAGTGATTTTGGAATCCACTTCACCTGTAGAAGCAACTGAACAAATGTCGGAGTGGTTAAGTGAAGCTCGCCAAGATCTAACTTTCCCTCAAACTCATGGTGAGCAGGCAGATATTTTAGTTGCTCATTGTCCTGAGCGTGTATTACCAGGTAAGGTTTTACAAGAGTTGATCAGTAATGATCGTATTATTGGTGGAATGACACCACGTTGCTCAAAGGTAGCATGTGATTTGTACAAAACCTTTGTAAAAGGTGATTGCATTGAAACAAATGCCCGTACAGCGGAGATGTGTAAGCTAACAGAGAATTCTTTCCGTGATGTGAATATCGCTTTTGCAAATGAGCTTTCGATTATTTGTGATAAGTTAGATATCAATGTTTGGGAGTTGATTTCTTTAGCGAATCGACATCCGCGCGTAAATATTTTGCAACCAGGACCTGGTGTCGGCGGGCACTGTATTGCTGTTGATCCTTGGTTCATCGTTGCGAAAACGCCTGAACAAGCTCGTTTAATTCGTACTGCACGTGAAGTCAATGATGCTAAACCTGAATGGGTGATTGATCAGGTTAAGATTAAAATTGCTGAGTTTTTACAGGCGAATCCATCTAAGACAATTAAAGATGTAACTGTTGCATGCTATGGTTTAGCTTTTAAACCAGATATTGATGATTTGCGTGAAAGTCCAGCGCTAGAGATTACTAAAAAGTTAGCAGAACAGGGATTAAATATTTTAGCGATTGAGCCAAATATTGATGAATTACCTGCGAATATGTCTCTAAATGTTCAGTTGACTCAATTAGAAGAAAAGGGTAAAGCTGATATCCATTTAATTTTAGTTGACCATAGAGAGTTTAAAACCTCACTTTTTGTTAGTGACTCGTATGTTGTTGATACTAAGGGTTTATCTTTTTGA
- the wecB gene encoding non-hydrolyzing UDP-N-acetylglucosamine 2-epimerase, producing the protein MKKVLLVFGTRPEAIKMAPLVLKLKAFNQDFETKVCVTGQHRQMLDQVLELFNLKPDFDLNLMKPRQTLSDVTSGVLKGLEQVFAEWTPDLILVHGDTATTFAASLAGYYHKIKIGHVEAGLRTGDLYSPWPEEANRQLTGVLANYHFAPTQSSYQNLIKENVDPTSVVVTGNTVIDALLQVRIKVEQEQNLIQKFEQEFSFLDKSKKLILVTGHRRENFGQGFLNICTALANLAKKYPDIQIVYPVHLNPNVQQPVNELLANIDNVFLIAPQDYLPFVYLMNRSYLILTDSGGIQEEAPSLGKPVLVMRDTTERPEAVDAGTVRLVGTDVNAIEGAVSELLESTTVYASMAEAHNPYGDGTACQQIIDFLKVNLI; encoded by the coding sequence GTGAAAAAGGTTTTATTGGTGTTTGGTACACGACCAGAAGCAATTAAAATGGCACCTTTAGTATTAAAATTAAAAGCCTTTAATCAGGATTTTGAAACCAAAGTGTGTGTAACTGGTCAACATCGTCAGATGTTAGATCAAGTTTTAGAGCTATTTAATTTGAAGCCTGATTTTGATCTTAATTTAATGAAGCCAAGGCAAACCTTATCTGATGTGACCTCTGGCGTTTTGAAAGGCCTCGAACAGGTTTTTGCAGAGTGGACGCCTGATCTGATTCTTGTTCATGGTGATACCGCAACAACATTTGCAGCCTCACTAGCGGGTTATTATCATAAAATTAAAATTGGTCATGTAGAAGCAGGCTTACGAACAGGGGATCTTTACTCACCTTGGCCAGAAGAGGCAAATCGTCAGCTTACAGGCGTTCTCGCAAATTATCACTTTGCGCCGACGCAATCTTCTTATCAGAATTTGATTAAAGAAAATGTTGATCCAACATCTGTAGTGGTTACAGGGAATACAGTAATAGATGCTTTACTACAAGTTAGAATCAAAGTGGAGCAAGAACAGAACCTTATTCAGAAGTTTGAGCAAGAGTTTAGTTTTTTAGATAAAAGTAAAAAATTAATTTTAGTCACGGGGCATCGTCGTGAGAACTTTGGGCAAGGTTTTCTCAATATTTGTACAGCTTTGGCAAACCTTGCAAAAAAATATCCAGATATTCAGATCGTTTACCCTGTTCATCTAAATCCAAATGTACAGCAACCTGTAAATGAGCTGCTAGCCAATATTGATAATGTTTTTCTGATCGCACCTCAGGATTATCTGCCATTTGTTTATTTGATGAATCGTAGCTATTTAATCTTAACTGATTCAGGTGGTATACAAGAAGAAGCTCCTTCTTTAGGCAAACCTGTTTTGGTAATGCGAGATACCACAGAACGACCTGAAGCTGTTGATGCGGGAACAGTACGTCTCGTGGGGACGGATGTGAATGCGATTGAAGGTGCCGTAAGTGAATTATTGGAGAGTACAACAGTCTACGCCAGCATGGCGGAAGCGCATAATCCTTATGGGGATGGAACGGCTTGCCAGCAAATTATTGATTTTCTGAAAGTGAATTTAATTTAA
- a CDS encoding glycosyltransferase: MIYDVVHLTTVHSRGDTRIFVKQCSSLAKYYKLALLVADGLGNENKNNIDIIDIGKYSGRFNRLYKGAKDIYERALMLDASVYHIHDPELIPIGVKLEKSGKKVIFDAHEDFPKQVLTKPYLPMFLKRIVGFFAIFGEKIYCSKLSGIIGATPYITTKFSRINNNVININNFPRIDELQTINNPRRKIGTVCYIGGISVERGILEILEALLLTKNKARLALAGKFYDAQLGVDIKKLIGWDRTEFLGFVGRKEITELLSTVQVGMVTLHPTPNYLDSLPVKLFEYMCAGIPVIASDFPLWQDIVIKNKCGLCVDPKSPQEIADAIDYLIENPTIADEMGRNGFRAIQNEFNWAIEEQKLLKFYESILNEDKTN, from the coding sequence TGTACATCTAACTACAGTTCATTCTAGAGGTGATACAAGGATCTTTGTAAAGCAATGTAGCTCATTAGCTAAATATTACAAGTTAGCATTACTAGTTGCAGATGGTCTAGGCAATGAAAATAAGAATAATATAGATATCATTGATATTGGTAAGTATTCTGGGCGTTTCAATCGTCTATATAAAGGAGCTAAAGATATTTATGAAAGAGCTTTGATGTTGGATGCTAGTGTTTATCATATTCATGATCCTGAACTAATTCCAATTGGAGTAAAGTTAGAAAAATCTGGAAAAAAAGTCATTTTTGATGCACATGAGGACTTTCCTAAACAAGTATTAACAAAGCCATATTTACCAATGTTTTTAAAGCGTATTGTGGGTTTTTTTGCTATTTTTGGTGAAAAAATTTATTGTTCAAAGTTGAGTGGTATAATTGGGGCGACGCCATATATAACGACAAAATTTTCTCGAATTAATAATAATGTTATCAATATCAATAATTTTCCTAGAATTGATGAATTGCAGACAATAAATAATCCTAGACGTAAAATTGGAACAGTATGCTACATCGGTGGTATTTCTGTTGAACGAGGGATTTTAGAAATTTTAGAAGCACTTTTATTAACAAAAAACAAAGCACGTTTAGCTTTAGCTGGAAAGTTTTATGACGCGCAGTTAGGTGTAGATATTAAAAAATTAATTGGATGGGATAGGACGGAATTTCTAGGCTTTGTTGGACGTAAAGAGATAACAGAATTACTATCTACTGTACAGGTTGGAATGGTTACTTTACACCCTACCCCCAATTATTTGGATTCACTGCCTGTAAAACTCTTCGAGTATATGTGTGCTGGTATACCTGTTATTGCATCTGATTTTCCATTATGGCAAGACATTGTCATAAAAAATAAGTGTGGGCTTTGTGTTGATCCAAAAAGTCCACAGGAGATAGCGGATGCAATAGACTATCTCATTGAAAATCCGACTATTGCAGATGAAATGGGAAGGAATGGTTTTCGAGCTATACAAAATGAATTTAATTGGGCTATTGAAGAACAGAAGTTACTCAAGTTTTATGAAAGCATTTTGAATGAGGATAAGACCAACTAA